In a single window of the Nicotiana tomentosiformis chromosome 10, ASM39032v3, whole genome shotgun sequence genome:
- the LOC104098914 gene encoding uncharacterized protein codes for MEHRYTIHEITPFTRDWTCKIQVVDKIRPKISRDHRVNFQTTIVQDENEDQICIITYGPEVAHYDNLFKHFHTYLIPAVKVREPSRFAIPMHNFEWVLDTFSIVEEVMENNEEESMLPLASRLNMVSFADIEKQIPGDEFDLVAVVTNCGTMKYQGSENRRFQEAILIDDKKNPFLFTIWGELAEILFCLLYGEN; via the exons ATGGAGCATCGATATACCATCCATGAAATCACGCCATTTACTAGAGATTGGACTTGTAAAATACAAGTTGTTGACAAAATCCGCCCAAAAATTAGCAGAGATCACCGGGTGAACTTTCAAACAACCATCGTCCAGGACGAAAAC GAAGACCAAATCTGCATCATAACATATGGTCCTGAAGTCGCACATTATGACAACCTTTTCAAACATTTCCACACATACCTCATCCCGGCAGTTAAAGTTAGGGAACCGTCACGTTTTGCAATACCCATGCACAACTTCGAATGGGTCCTCGATACCTTCAGTATTGTCGAAGAAGTTATGGAGAACAATGAAGAAGAATCAATGTTACCGTTGGCTTCAAGATTAAACATGGTGTCCTTTGCCGATATCGAGAAACAGATTCCAGGAGATGAATTCG ACCTGGTGGCAGTTGTGACAAATTGCGGTACCATGAAATATCAAGGCAGCGAAAACAGAAGATTTCAAGAGGCTATTCTTATAGACGACAA GAAAAATCCTTTTCTGTTTACTATATGGGGAGAATTGGCTGAAATCCTTTTCTGTTTACTATATGGGGAGAATTAG
- the LOC138891354 gene encoding uncharacterized protein isoform X1 codes for MYSGQRNKRPYAEHTNYDKNVRRRNIYGQILPTKKEAMLLQRRTKELERQKWNSSIKSAVDPDEKVMYQCHPMIRKHTALIIREPSSADVQVGSNHDVNTFSSSFDKGNNVAHPFSVFERGSTSRASKGQQNFFPAATGKGHTFSKLIHKKNNDKHVDYARLKDVPNCKFYNAKRFQYEPPGFCYGSGSVKLVSYDLPNELSDLYTGNTKEAKHFRTYIRTYNNMFAFTSLGVTNDKDLARRYHGIYMFRVQGQMYHFIPDLLPFDKKGKNMQLYFYDNENELANRMACSRNINESIVKRLMHVLSINPYSIFLKSLTNVPKLSDCYIALKCEPKSDQHVYNLPTTTEVAEIWVHDNAANIVSTPHIRIYTHSDKTQSVNYYYGCYDALQYPLLFPYGQNGWHCGIKKIV; via the exons ATGTATTCCGGCCAAAGAAACAAACGGCCATATGCAGAACATACAAACTATGACAAGAATGTAAGAAGACGTAATATTTATGGACAAATATTGCCTACTAAAAAAGAGGCAATGTTACTACAACGCCGCACCAAAGAACTTGAACGGCAAAAATGGAATAGTTCCATAAAATCGGCAGTTGATCCAGATGAAAAAGTAATGTATCAATGTCACCCTATGATTCGGAAACATACTGCTCTTATCATAAGAGAGCCTTCTTCTGCCGACGTCCAAG TTGGCAGCAACCATGATGTTAATACTTTCTCAAGTTCTTTTGATAAGGGAAACAATGTCGCTCATCCGTTTTCTGTTTTTGAAAGAG GATCAACATCGCGTGCATCTAAGGGACAACAAAATTTCTTCCCCGCTGCCACAGGCAAAG GTCATACCTTCAGCAAATTAATCCATAAGAAAAATAATGACAAACATGTGGATTATGCACGATTAAAAGATGTTCCAAACTGTAAATTTTACAATGCAAAAAGGTTTCAATATGAACCCCCTGGATTTTGCTATGGCAGCGGGTCAGTTAAGTTAGTTTCATATGACCTACCTAATGAATTATCAGACTTGTACACAGGTAACACTAAAGAAGCTAAGCACTTTCGAACCTACATTAGAACATACAACAATATGTTTGCCTTTACGTCGCTTGGTGTAACCAATGATAAAGATTTAGCGAGGAGATATCATGGTATATATATGTTTCGAGTTCAGGGACAAATGTATCATTTTATACCTGATTTACTTCCTTTCgataaaaaaggaaagaatatgCAATTATACTTTTATGATAACGAAAATGAACTGGCTAACAGAATGGCTTGTTCAAGAAATATTAATGAATCAATTGTAAAAAGGCTTATGCATGTGCTCTCAATTAATCCATATTCCATTTTCTTAAAATCCTTGACAAACGTTCCGAAACTATCTGATTGCTATATCGCGCTTAAATGTGAACCAAAGTCAGATCAACATGTATATAATCTACCAACTACAACAGAGGTAGCTGAAATATGGGTACATGATAATGCTGCCAATATTGTTTCTACGCCTCATATTCGTATTTACACACATAGTGACAAGACTCAATCAGTAAACTATTATTATGGATGTTATGATGCATTACAATATCCGTTATTATTTCCATACGGTCAAAACGGGTGGCATTGTGGTATAAAAAAAATTGTATGA
- the LOC138891354 gene encoding uncharacterized protein isoform X4, whose translation MYSGQRNKRPYAEHTNYDKNVRRRNIYGQILPTKKEAMLLQRRTKELERQKWNSSIKSAVDPDEKVMYQCHPMIRKHTALIIREPSSADVQVGSNHDVNTFSSSFDKGNNVAHPFSVFERGSTSRASKGQQNFFPAATGKGQQ comes from the exons ATGTATTCCGGCCAAAGAAACAAACGGCCATATGCAGAACATACAAACTATGACAAGAATGTAAGAAGACGTAATATTTATGGACAAATATTGCCTACTAAAAAAGAGGCAATGTTACTACAACGCCGCACCAAAGAACTTGAACGGCAAAAATGGAATAGTTCCATAAAATCGGCAGTTGATCCAGATGAAAAAGTAATGTATCAATGTCACCCTATGATTCGGAAACATACTGCTCTTATCATAAGAGAGCCTTCTTCTGCCGACGTCCAAG TTGGCAGCAACCATGATGTTAATACTTTCTCAAGTTCTTTTGATAAGGGAAACAATGTCGCTCATCCGTTTTCTGTTTTTGAAAGAG GATCAACATCGCGTGCATCTAAGGGACAACAAAATTTCTTCCCCGCTGCCACAGGCAAAG GTCAACAATGA
- the LOC104098913 gene encoding uncharacterized protein isoform X1, producing the protein MKDRLRGNPKMYRIGGFPLAFQFWFYECCQRVKPQIAHRLEERIPRILGWKAESKPRYSLVSKHITKMKTDKLYLKNISPTELEKENMIKDVFFLANGPEKENTTDKVMRNENVDEDATGNENVKEKCNKKENMNEQTNWRGKQNVKEKELLKEREVFDETYIKRFNTYVDFFSPPRHIFDKQIRNSGDPQLIDANFKKLFDGQAILNKEIGTDKFVELFKALEIKNKNQEKETNNYGEEIGQVSKDGDTNSTCEKHLQDNQQDKIDVHDHDNNVDDDKQEYRNVNDADENIQHNNMDMVSGIFINIRYILILYLYNNFLY; encoded by the exons ATGAAGGACAGGTTGAGAGGTAATCCAAAAATGTACAGGATTGGTGGTTTCCCTTTGGCGTTCCAATTTTGGTTTTATGAATGTTGCCAACGGGTTAAACCACAAATTGCTCATCGATTGGAAGAAAGAATACCTCGTATTCTTGGATGGAAGGCTGAATCCAAACCAAGGTATAGCCTAGTTTCAAAGCACATTACGAAGATGAAAACTGATAAG ttgtaCTTGAAGAATATTTCTCCTACTGAATTGGAGAAGGAAAATATGATAAAGGATGTGTTCTTTCTCGCGAATGGGCCGGAGAAGGAGAATACAACTGATAAGGTGATGCGGAATGAGAATGTGGATGAAGATGCAACAGGGAATGAGAATGTGAAAGAAAAATGTAATAAGAAAGAAAATATGAACGAGCAGACGAATTGGAGGGGGAAGCAGAATGTGAAGGAGAAAGAGTTGCTGAAGGAAAGGGAGGTATTTGATGAAACTTATATTAAAAGATTCAACACTTATGTTGATTTTTTCTCTCCTCCGCGTCATATATTTGACAAACAGATCAGAAACAGTGGCGATCCTCAATTAATTGATGCGAATTTTAAAAAGCTTTTTGATGGTCAAGCTATTCTGAATAAAGAAATTGGAACG GACAAATTTGTCGAGCTTTTTAAAGCTCTTGAAATTAAAAACAAGAACCAAGAAAAAGAGACCAACAATTATGGTGAGGAGATTGGACAAGTGAGTAAGGATGGTGATACCAATTCAACCTGTGAAAAGCATCTCCAGGACAATCAACAAGACAAAATCGATGTTCATGATCATGATAATAATGTGGACGATGACAAACAAGAATATCGTAACGTCAATGATGCTGATGAAAATATACAACACAACAATATGGATATGGTTTCTggtatttttataaatattagatatatattaatattatatttgtataataattttttatattga
- the LOC138891354 gene encoding uncharacterized protein isoform X3 yields MYSGQRNKRPYAEHTNYDKNVRRRNIYGQILPTKKEAMLLQRRTKELERQKWNSSIKSAVDPDEKVMYQCHPMIRKHTALIIREPSSADVQVGSNHDVNTFSSSFDKGNNVAHPFSVFERGSTSRASKGQQNFFPAATGKALCCFIKSEKFKLC; encoded by the exons ATGTATTCCGGCCAAAGAAACAAACGGCCATATGCAGAACATACAAACTATGACAAGAATGTAAGAAGACGTAATATTTATGGACAAATATTGCCTACTAAAAAAGAGGCAATGTTACTACAACGCCGCACCAAAGAACTTGAACGGCAAAAATGGAATAGTTCCATAAAATCGGCAGTTGATCCAGATGAAAAAGTAATGTATCAATGTCACCCTATGATTCGGAAACATACTGCTCTTATCATAAGAGAGCCTTCTTCTGCCGACGTCCAAG TTGGCAGCAACCATGATGTTAATACTTTCTCAAGTTCTTTTGATAAGGGAAACAATGTCGCTCATCCGTTTTCTGTTTTTGAAAGAG GATCAACATCGCGTGCATCTAAGGGACAACAAAATTTCTTCCCCGCTGCCACAGGCAAAG CTTTATGTTGCTTTATCAAGAGCGAAAAGTTCAAACTGTGTTAA
- the LOC138891354 gene encoding uncharacterized protein isoform X5, which produces MYSGQRNKRPYAEHTNYDKNLAATMMLILSQVLLIRETMSLIRFLFLKEDQHRVHLRDNKISSPLPQAKLYVALSRAKSSNCVKILIRPSTTDSTDDHSTYNVIYDEIIQKAFSYET; this is translated from the exons ATGTATTCCGGCCAAAGAAACAAACGGCCATATGCAGAACATACAAACTATGACAAGAAT TTGGCAGCAACCATGATGTTAATACTTTCTCAAGTTCTTTTGATAAGGGAAACAATGTCGCTCATCCGTTTTCTGTTTTTGAAAGAG GATCAACATCGCGTGCATCTAAGGGACAACAAAATTTCTTCCCCGCTGCCACAGGCAAAG CTTTATGTTGCTTTATCAAGAGCGAAAAGTTCAAACTGTGTTAAAATACTGATTCGACCATCTACAACGGATAGTACTGATGATCATTCAACATATAATGTGATTTATGACGAAATTATTCAGAAAGCTTTCTCATATGAGACCTAA
- the LOC104098913 gene encoding uncharacterized protein isoform X3 produces the protein MKDRLRGNPKMYRIGGFPLAFQFWFYECCQRVKPQIAHRLEERIPRILGWKAESKPRYSLVSKHITKMKTDKLYLKNISPTELEKENMIKDVFFLANGPEKENTTDKVMRNENVDEDATGNENVKEKCNKKENMNEQTNWRGKQNVKEKELLKEREVFDETYIKRFNTYVDFFSPPRHIFDKQIRNSGDPQLIDANFKKLFDGQAILNKEIGTLEKWYCTDSGGEIMETQMVGVTKSQIIKPFMCQIISHL, from the exons ATGAAGGACAGGTTGAGAGGTAATCCAAAAATGTACAGGATTGGTGGTTTCCCTTTGGCGTTCCAATTTTGGTTTTATGAATGTTGCCAACGGGTTAAACCACAAATTGCTCATCGATTGGAAGAAAGAATACCTCGTATTCTTGGATGGAAGGCTGAATCCAAACCAAGGTATAGCCTAGTTTCAAAGCACATTACGAAGATGAAAACTGATAAG ttgtaCTTGAAGAATATTTCTCCTACTGAATTGGAGAAGGAAAATATGATAAAGGATGTGTTCTTTCTCGCGAATGGGCCGGAGAAGGAGAATACAACTGATAAGGTGATGCGGAATGAGAATGTGGATGAAGATGCAACAGGGAATGAGAATGTGAAAGAAAAATGTAATAAGAAAGAAAATATGAACGAGCAGACGAATTGGAGGGGGAAGCAGAATGTGAAGGAGAAAGAGTTGCTGAAGGAAAGGGAGGTATTTGATGAAACTTATATTAAAAGATTCAACACTTATGTTGATTTTTTCTCTCCTCCGCGTCATATATTTGACAAACAGATCAGAAACAGTGGCGATCCTCAATTAATTGATGCGAATTTTAAAAAGCTTTTTGATGGTCAAGCTATTCTGAATAAAGAAATTGGAACG CTGGAGAAATGGTATTGTACGGACAGTGGGGGTGAAATAATGGagactcagatggtgggagtaaCAAAATCTCAGATTATTAAGCCATTTATGTGCCAGATAATATCACACCTGTAA
- the LOC104098913 gene encoding uncharacterized protein isoform X2, protein MKDRLRGNPKMYRIGGFPLAFQFWFYECCQRVKPQIAHRLEERIPRILGWKAESKPRYSLVSKHITKMKTDKLYLKNISPTELEKENMIKDVFFLANGPEKENTTDKVMRNENVDEDATGNENVKEKCNKKENMNEQTNWRGKQNVKEKELLKEREVFDETYIKRFNTYVDFFSPPRHIFDKQIRNSGDPQLIDANFKKLFDGQAILNKEIGTDKFVELFKALEIKNKNQEKETNNYGEEIGQVSKDGDTNSTCEKHLQDNQQDKIDVHDHDNNVDDDKQEYRNVNDADENIQHNNMDMVSAGEMVLYGQWG, encoded by the exons ATGAAGGACAGGTTGAGAGGTAATCCAAAAATGTACAGGATTGGTGGTTTCCCTTTGGCGTTCCAATTTTGGTTTTATGAATGTTGCCAACGGGTTAAACCACAAATTGCTCATCGATTGGAAGAAAGAATACCTCGTATTCTTGGATGGAAGGCTGAATCCAAACCAAGGTATAGCCTAGTTTCAAAGCACATTACGAAGATGAAAACTGATAAG ttgtaCTTGAAGAATATTTCTCCTACTGAATTGGAGAAGGAAAATATGATAAAGGATGTGTTCTTTCTCGCGAATGGGCCGGAGAAGGAGAATACAACTGATAAGGTGATGCGGAATGAGAATGTGGATGAAGATGCAACAGGGAATGAGAATGTGAAAGAAAAATGTAATAAGAAAGAAAATATGAACGAGCAGACGAATTGGAGGGGGAAGCAGAATGTGAAGGAGAAAGAGTTGCTGAAGGAAAGGGAGGTATTTGATGAAACTTATATTAAAAGATTCAACACTTATGTTGATTTTTTCTCTCCTCCGCGTCATATATTTGACAAACAGATCAGAAACAGTGGCGATCCTCAATTAATTGATGCGAATTTTAAAAAGCTTTTTGATGGTCAAGCTATTCTGAATAAAGAAATTGGAACG GACAAATTTGTCGAGCTTTTTAAAGCTCTTGAAATTAAAAACAAGAACCAAGAAAAAGAGACCAACAATTATGGTGAGGAGATTGGACAAGTGAGTAAGGATGGTGATACCAATTCAACCTGTGAAAAGCATCTCCAGGACAATCAACAAGACAAAATCGATGTTCATGATCATGATAATAATGTGGACGATGACAAACAAGAATATCGTAACGTCAATGATGCTGATGAAAATATACAACACAACAATATGGATATGGTTTCTg CTGGAGAAATGGTATTGTACGGACAGTGGGGGTGA
- the LOC138891354 gene encoding uncharacterized protein isoform X2, which translates to MYSGQRNKRPYAEHTNYDKNVRRRNIYGQILPTKKEAMLLQRRTKELERQKWNSSIKSAVDPDEKVMYQCHPMIRKHTALIIREPSSADVQVGSNHDVNTFSSSFDKGNNVAHPFSVFERGSTSRASKGQQNFFPAATGKEASKIGKKTFLPVTFIGGPRDMHRRYMDDIALVQRFGKPDIFLTMTCNPSWSEIKQHLLSTDETQNRPDLISRVFRAKVKELKADILKNKSLEKLLLLCIL; encoded by the exons ATGTATTCCGGCCAAAGAAACAAACGGCCATATGCAGAACATACAAACTATGACAAGAATGTAAGAAGACGTAATATTTATGGACAAATATTGCCTACTAAAAAAGAGGCAATGTTACTACAACGCCGCACCAAAGAACTTGAACGGCAAAAATGGAATAGTTCCATAAAATCGGCAGTTGATCCAGATGAAAAAGTAATGTATCAATGTCACCCTATGATTCGGAAACATACTGCTCTTATCATAAGAGAGCCTTCTTCTGCCGACGTCCAAG TTGGCAGCAACCATGATGTTAATACTTTCTCAAGTTCTTTTGATAAGGGAAACAATGTCGCTCATCCGTTTTCTGTTTTTGAAAGAG GATCAACATCGCGTGCATCTAAGGGACAACAAAATTTCTTCCCCGCTGCCACAGGCAAAG AAGCTTCCAAGATTGGCAAGAAAACATTCCTCCCTGTTACTTTCATAGGAGGGCCAAGGGATATGCATCGACGGTATATGGATGATATTGCATTAGTGCAACGATTTGGAAAACCTGATATTTTTTTAACTATGACATGTAATCCATCTTGGTCAGAAATAAAACAACACTTGTTATCAACGGATGAAACTCAAAATAGACCTGATTTAATATCACGAGTATTCAGAGCAAAAGTAAAAGAATTAAAAGCAGATATCTTGAAAAACAAATCTTTGGAAAAGTTGCTACTTTTATGTATACTATAG